One Streptomyces lincolnensis genomic region harbors:
- a CDS encoding MerR family transcriptional regulator, giving the protein MRISELSRRSGVPVATIKYYRREGLLPEGRALNPTAVEYGEEHIQRLRLIRSLIQLGGLSVARTREVLDAVDRPLDAFETLGVVHHALPVPSADKSGPGDRGDRGDTDPDSAADEATSGDEPAARVETLIASMGWQISDASPHRPALAESLAALGRLGADYTADDLLPYARLATSTADLDFAQLDGIEDRIALAERAVLLSALFEPVVRLLRRLAQEDANHRRHHRRACRQGESSA; this is encoded by the coding sequence ATGAGGATTTCAGAGCTCAGCCGGCGGTCCGGGGTGCCGGTGGCGACCATCAAGTACTACCGGCGGGAGGGACTGCTCCCCGAGGGCCGCGCGCTGAACCCGACAGCGGTCGAGTACGGCGAGGAGCACATCCAGCGACTTCGCCTGATCCGTTCCCTCATCCAGCTCGGCGGACTGTCCGTCGCCCGGACCCGTGAAGTGCTCGACGCCGTCGACCGTCCGCTGGACGCGTTCGAGACCCTGGGCGTCGTCCACCACGCCCTGCCGGTGCCCTCCGCGGACAAGAGCGGACCGGGCGACCGGGGCGACCGCGGCGATACCGACCCCGACAGCGCCGCAGACGAGGCAACGTCGGGCGATGAGCCCGCCGCACGGGTCGAGACGCTCATCGCGAGCATGGGCTGGCAGATCTCCGACGCGTCGCCGCACCGCCCGGCGCTGGCCGAAAGTCTCGCGGCACTGGGGCGCCTCGGCGCCGACTACACGGCCGACGACCTCCTCCCCTACGCGCGGCTCGCCACCTCCACCGCGGACCTGGATTTCGCCCAACTCGACGGTATCGAGGACCGGATCGCCCTGGCCGAGCGAGCGGTGCTCCTGTCCGCCCTCTTCGAGCCGGTCGTCAGGCTCCTGCGACGGCTGGCCCAGGAGGACGCGAACCACCGTCGCCACCATCGCCGCGCCTGCCGACAGGGCGAGTCCTCGGCGTAG
- a CDS encoding DUF6230 family protein, translated as MSQRIGKTHWKRFAVGVVPTAAATAAVAVSMAQGALAASFSISGSDFQVSAGKLSGTGFGNYATVDVAKNGKRVPVSVSSIKDARVTDMCQSVPVDIPMLGIYTMTLKAGGSGTPVKAKNLFIDMTDLQAKSGTFRNIDIGVAAGSMTKGQLNPKDHVDPNGYAQEAESVEIIDAHQRVWATTAGTFELSGLHMNIAAGRHDCF; from the coding sequence ATGTCCCAGCGCATCGGCAAGACCCACTGGAAGCGTTTCGCGGTCGGTGTGGTGCCGACCGCGGCCGCCACGGCGGCGGTCGCCGTTTCCATGGCCCAGGGCGCGCTGGCCGCTTCGTTCAGCATCTCCGGTTCCGACTTCCAGGTCTCGGCCGGCAAGTTGAGCGGCACCGGATTCGGCAACTACGCCACCGTGGACGTCGCCAAGAACGGCAAGCGCGTGCCCGTCTCCGTCTCGTCCATCAAGGACGCGAGGGTCACCGACATGTGCCAGTCCGTGCCGGTGGACATTCCCATGCTCGGGATCTACACGATGACGCTCAAGGCCGGCGGGTCGGGCACCCCGGTCAAGGCCAAGAACCTGTTCATCGACATGACCGACCTCCAGGCCAAGTCCGGCACCTTCAGGAACATCGACATCGGCGTCGCCGCCGGCTCCATGACCAAGGGGCAGCTCAACCCGAAGGACCACGTCGACCCCAACGGCTACGCGCAGGAGGCGGAGTCGGTCGAGATCATCGACGCCCACCAGCGGGTCTGGGCCACGACCGCCGGCACGTTCGAACTGTCGGGACTGCACATGAACATCGCGGCCGGCCGTCACGACTGCTTCTGA
- a CDS encoding DUF6114 domain-containing protein, with amino-acid sequence MTSAAAPAHPHSDSGFTRIRRNFRAWRHTRPFWAGLLVLLAAAPIIYFPYFNLSLGALSVAMSTTAGAGSLVIGLTLIVLGGLLWFQPVIRFFAGCVAVFLGVLSLPISNFGGFFAGTLLAATGGLLALAWGTVDGPAQDIPDDTVTASATDDREGGRGSE; translated from the coding sequence ATGACGAGTGCCGCCGCGCCCGCGCACCCCCACAGTGACAGCGGCTTCACCCGCATCCGCCGGAACTTCCGGGCCTGGCGGCACACCCGGCCCTTCTGGGCGGGTCTGCTGGTGCTCCTCGCCGCCGCGCCCATCATCTACTTCCCGTACTTCAACCTCTCCCTCGGCGCCCTGTCCGTGGCGATGTCCACCACGGCGGGAGCCGGGTCCCTGGTCATCGGCCTCACGCTGATCGTCCTCGGCGGGCTCCTGTGGTTCCAGCCGGTCATCAGGTTCTTCGCAGGCTGCGTCGCCGTCTTCCTCGGAGTGCTGTCGCTTCCCATCTCCAACTTCGGCGGGTTCTTCGCCGGCACGCTGCTCGCCGCCACGGGCGGGCTCCTGGCCCTGGCGTGGGGGACGGTGGACGGGCCCGCGCAGGACATACCCGACGACACGGTGACGGCGTCGGCCACCGACGACCGGGAGGGAGGGCGGGGGAGTGAGTGA
- a CDS encoding SDR family oxidoreductase: MTALKGAHVLVTGGSRGIGKALVEELYARGAGKVYATARDPRAVTHPDAVPVALEVTDPASVAAAAAQAEDVTVLINNAGAVVGASFLDSPVDDVRREFETNFYGPLLVARAFVPVIERNGGGHILNVHSVLSWLALGGSYSASKAALWSQTNSLRLELLPRGIAVTGLHVGYVDTDLAASVDAPKADPRDVAALALDGIEAGAHEVLADDISRQVKAGLAGDLAGLYPELAK, translated from the coding sequence ATGACCGCACTGAAGGGTGCCCACGTCCTCGTCACCGGTGGCAGCCGCGGTATAGGCAAGGCCCTGGTGGAGGAGCTCTACGCGCGCGGCGCCGGCAAGGTCTACGCCACGGCCCGCGACCCGCGTGCCGTGACGCACCCCGACGCCGTCCCGGTGGCGCTGGAGGTCACCGACCCGGCGTCCGTGGCGGCCGCCGCCGCCCAGGCGGAGGACGTCACCGTACTGATCAACAACGCCGGGGCGGTCGTCGGCGCGTCCTTCCTGGATTCCCCGGTCGACGACGTGCGCCGGGAGTTCGAGACCAACTTCTACGGCCCGCTGCTTGTCGCCCGCGCCTTCGTGCCGGTCATCGAGCGCAACGGCGGCGGCCACATCCTCAACGTGCACTCCGTGCTGTCCTGGCTGGCCCTCGGCGGCTCCTACAGCGCCTCCAAGGCCGCCCTGTGGTCGCAGACCAACTCCCTGCGTCTGGAGTTGCTGCCGCGCGGCATCGCCGTCACCGGACTGCACGTGGGGTACGTCGACACGGACCTGGCGGCGAGCGTCGACGCCCCCAAGGCCGACCCGCGTGACGTCGCCGCACTCGCCCTCGACGGCATCGAGGCGGGGGCCCACGAGGTGCTCGCCGACGACATCTCCCGGCAGGTCAAGGCGGGCCTGGCCGGGGACCTCGCCGGCCTGTACCCCGAGCTGGCGAAGTAG